A single genomic interval of uncultured Desulfobacter sp. harbors:
- a CDS encoding S-adenosylmethionine decarboxylase produces the protein MTAAKVIKIDTAPDVWGIASAIDIYDCDPEKIRNAELIKRFVIELCDLIEMKRFGETQVVHFGEDEKVAGFSMVQLIETSLISAHFANQSNATYLDVFSCKAYDPEVVREFSQNYFGGKTSRLNVAYRH, from the coding sequence ATGACCGCTGCAAAAGTAATCAAAATTGACACCGCCCCTGACGTATGGGGCATTGCCTCTGCCATTGACATCTATGACTGCGACCCTGAAAAAATCAGAAACGCTGAACTGATCAAACGCTTTGTTATAGAGCTGTGTGACCTGATTGAAATGAAGCGCTTCGGCGAAACCCAGGTGGTTCATTTTGGTGAGGATGAAAAAGTTGCCGGATTTTCAATGGTCCAGCTCATTGAGACCTCATTGATATCCGCCCATTTTGCCAACCAGAGCAATGCCACCTATCTGGATGTTTTTTCATGCAAGGCATACGACCCCGAAGTGGTCCGGGAATTTTCCCAGAACTATTTCGGCGGGAAAACGTCCCGGCTTAACGTCGCTTACCGACACTAG